Proteins from one Planifilum fulgidum genomic window:
- a CDS encoding ABC transporter substrate-binding protein, giving the protein MIFGKFRWMAASIALLLALTACGTNTDTGRSDAEDASSSLVVEHAMGKTEVPEDPKRVVILTNEGTEALLALGIKPVGAVKSWLGDPWYDHIADQMKGVKVVGTESDINLEAIAALKPDLIIGNKMRQEKWYDHLSQIAPTVFSETLRGDWKINFELYAKAVNREEKGKELMASFDQRVEEIRKKLGDQVNQEISVVRFMPGNARIYYKDSFSGVILEQIGFKRPPSHDKQEFADEVTKERIPDMEGDVLFYFTYETGDGEAVKTEKEWTGDPLWKNLKVVKSGNAHKVSDAIWNTAGGILAANLMLDDIEKFFLEGKK; this is encoded by the coding sequence ATGATATTCGGAAAATTTCGCTGGATGGCGGCATCCATCGCCCTGTTGCTGGCTTTGACCGCCTGCGGCACCAATACGGACACCGGTCGGAGCGATGCGGAGGATGCCTCCTCTTCCCTCGTCGTCGAACACGCCATGGGAAAAACGGAGGTCCCTGAGGATCCCAAACGGGTGGTCATCCTCACCAACGAAGGGACGGAAGCCCTGCTCGCCTTGGGAATCAAACCGGTGGGCGCCGTGAAATCCTGGCTGGGCGACCCCTGGTATGATCATATCGCCGATCAAATGAAAGGCGTGAAAGTGGTCGGAACGGAGAGCGACATCAATCTGGAAGCCATCGCCGCCCTGAAACCCGATTTGATCATCGGCAACAAAATGCGCCAGGAAAAGTGGTACGACCACCTCAGCCAGATCGCCCCCACCGTCTTCTCCGAAACCCTCCGCGGCGACTGGAAGATCAACTTCGAGCTGTACGCCAAAGCGGTCAACCGGGAGGAAAAAGGAAAGGAACTGATGGCGTCCTTTGATCAGCGGGTCGAAGAGATCCGGAAAAAGCTGGGGGATCAGGTGAACCAAGAGATCTCCGTCGTCCGCTTCATGCCCGGAAATGCGCGGATTTACTACAAGGATTCCTTCTCCGGGGTGATCCTGGAGCAAATCGGCTTCAAACGCCCGCCCTCCCACGACAAACAGGAATTTGCCGACGAGGTGACCAAGGAACGCATTCCCGACATGGAAGGAGACGTGCTGTTCTACTTCACCTATGAAACGGGGGACGGGGAAGCGGTCAAAACGGAAAAGGAATGGACCGGCGATCCCCTGTGGAAAAATCTGAAGGTCGTCAAGAGCGGAAACGCCCACAAGGTGAGCGACGCGATCTGGAACACCGCCGGCGGCATTCTCGCGGCCAATTTGATGCTGGACGACATCGAGAAGTTTTTCCTGGAAGGAAAGAAATAA
- a CDS encoding MFS transporter, whose translation MVNQWSQGRFRILLVITALAGMTQGLLIPLLTTMLERRGVSSSLNGLNAAFLYVGMLLMAPFVGRVVRGIGYKRAILTGLISLACCAFLFPLFDGPPVWSVLLFLVGVGDYLLHFSTQLWVTSTSPAEMRGRHITLYGFAFGAGFGLGPLGINLLDRGLWVPFSLMGACLLAAVLLAALLDRGKPPAEEGKAKARAGGKWADIYRWALVALCPAFLYGFLDASLAASFPVYGHREGLGTGWISVLLSAFVCGGLILQMPLGMLSDRYGRKNVLVTICLLGGTGLAAVPSFTGQPVILLGLFSLIGGLLGSLYSLGLAYLADILPSSHLPEANAIAGAHFSVGSMMGPYVGGLLIHHIGGGSLFYAIATAFFTFVLLAFVYPVSVGADRRTGKAA comes from the coding sequence ATGGTGAATCAGTGGTCTCAAGGCCGGTTCCGGATTCTCCTGGTGATCACCGCTCTGGCCGGGATGACCCAGGGCCTGTTGATTCCGCTTTTGACGACGATGCTGGAGCGGAGGGGAGTCAGTTCCAGCCTCAACGGCCTGAACGCCGCTTTCCTCTATGTGGGCATGCTGCTTATGGCTCCCTTCGTCGGAAGGGTGGTTCGGGGGATCGGATACAAAAGGGCGATTCTGACCGGGCTGATATCCCTCGCTTGCTGCGCGTTTCTGTTTCCGCTCTTTGACGGTCCCCCCGTGTGGAGCGTTTTGCTTTTCCTGGTCGGGGTGGGGGATTATCTGCTCCACTTTTCGACGCAATTGTGGGTGACCTCCACCAGTCCGGCCGAGATGCGCGGACGGCACATCACCCTGTACGGCTTTGCCTTCGGGGCGGGATTCGGCTTGGGACCGCTGGGCATCAACCTGCTTGACCGGGGATTGTGGGTCCCCTTTTCCCTCATGGGAGCGTGCCTCCTGGCGGCGGTGCTGCTGGCGGCGCTTTTGGACCGGGGGAAACCGCCGGCGGAGGAGGGGAAGGCAAAGGCGCGCGCCGGAGGGAAATGGGCGGACATTTACCGCTGGGCCCTCGTCGCCCTGTGTCCCGCTTTTTTGTACGGGTTTCTCGACGCTTCGCTGGCGGCCAGCTTTCCCGTGTACGGTCACCGGGAGGGATTGGGCACGGGGTGGATTTCCGTGCTGCTGAGCGCCTTTGTTTGCGGGGGGCTGATTCTGCAAATGCCCCTCGGCATGCTGAGCGACCGGTACGGGCGGAAGAACGTGCTCGTGACGATCTGTCTGCTGGGAGGGACGGGATTGGCGGCGGTACCCTCCTTTACCGGACAGCCGGTGATTTTGCTGGGGCTGTTCAGCCTGATCGGGGGACTGCTGGGCTCCCTCTATTCCCTGGGACTGGCCTATCTGGCGGACATCCTTCCCTCCAGCCATCTGCCGGAGGCGAATGCCATCGCCGGCGCCCACTTCAGCGTGGGAAGCATGATGGGGCCCTATGTGGGCGGATTGCTCATCCATCATATCGGAGGGGGCAGCCTGTTTTACGCCATCGCCACGGCTTTCTTCACCTTTGTGCTGTTGGCCTTCGTCTATCCGGTTTCGGTGGGGGCGGACCGCCGGACCGGAAAAGCGGCATGA
- a CDS encoding NCS2 family permease — protein sequence MFGLKERGTTVRTEILAGMTTFLTMAYIVVVNPAILEQAGMDFGAVFVATVFASVIGTLIMGLFANYPIAIAPGMGLNAYFAFSVVGQTGVRWETALGAVLVAGVIFLLLSVTPFREGLIRAIPESLKHGITAGIGLFIAFIGLKSAGVIVGDEVNLVGLGDMHEPMTLLSLAGLFVTLILMTLGVRGALFFGMVFTAFFGWVFDLFQLPDRWVTMPPSLAPTLGKAVVAIPDVFSQGLYAVIFAFLLVTLFDTTGTMIGVAEQAKLMKNGTFPRMRSALLADAVGMTAGAAMGTSPTSAYIESSSGVAAGGRTGLTAVVVSILLLLTLFFAPLVQAIAALPAITAPTLIIVGCFMLGGLKKVAWDDFDEAFPAFITMLSMPLTFSIATGIAFGFITYPLLKLVRGRFREIHPLMYLFMILFILQLAFLPE from the coding sequence CTGTTCGGGTTGAAGGAACGGGGAACGACGGTGCGAACGGAGATCCTCGCCGGCATGACCACCTTTCTGACGATGGCGTACATCGTGGTGGTCAACCCGGCCATTCTCGAGCAGGCAGGAATGGATTTCGGCGCCGTTTTTGTGGCAACGGTGTTTGCTTCCGTGATCGGGACGCTGATCATGGGGCTGTTTGCCAATTACCCGATCGCCATCGCCCCCGGGATGGGCCTGAACGCCTATTTCGCCTTCAGCGTGGTGGGGCAGACGGGCGTCCGCTGGGAGACGGCGTTGGGGGCCGTGCTGGTGGCCGGCGTCATCTTTCTCCTGCTCAGTGTGACTCCCTTCCGGGAAGGGCTGATCCGGGCGATTCCGGAAAGCTTGAAGCACGGGATCACGGCGGGCATCGGGCTGTTCATCGCCTTCATCGGCCTCAAGTCGGCGGGAGTGATCGTGGGGGATGAAGTGAACCTGGTGGGGCTCGGCGATATGCACGAGCCGATGACGCTGCTCAGCCTGGCGGGATTGTTCGTCACCCTGATTCTGATGACCCTCGGGGTCCGCGGGGCGCTGTTTTTCGGGATGGTTTTCACCGCCTTTTTCGGCTGGGTGTTCGACCTGTTTCAGCTGCCGGACAGGTGGGTGACGATGCCGCCCAGCCTGGCGCCCACCCTGGGCAAGGCGGTTGTGGCGATTCCCGACGTTTTTTCCCAGGGGCTTTACGCCGTCATCTTCGCTTTCCTGCTGGTGACCCTGTTTGACACGACGGGAACGATGATCGGCGTGGCGGAGCAGGCCAAGTTGATGAAAAACGGCACGTTTCCCCGGATGCGGTCGGCGCTGTTGGCGGACGCCGTCGGAATGACCGCCGGGGCGGCCATGGGCACCAGTCCCACCAGCGCCTACATCGAATCCTCCTCCGGTGTGGCGGCCGGGGGGAGGACGGGGCTCACGGCGGTGGTGGTGAGCATCCTGCTTCTTCTCACCCTCTTTTTCGCTCCCCTGGTGCAGGCGATCGCCGCGTTGCCGGCCATCACTGCGCCGACGCTGATCATCGTGGGCTGCTTCATGCTGGGTGGATTGAAAAAAGTGGCCTGGGACGACTTCGATGAGGCGTTTCCGGCCTTCATCACGATGTTGAGCATGCCGCTCACCTTCAGCATCGCCACGGGAATCGCCTTCGGGTTCATCACCTATCCCTTGCTTAAGCTGGTCCGCGGCCGCTTCCGGGAGATCCATCCGCTGATGTACCTGTTCATGATCCTCTTCATTCTGCAGCTGGCGTTTTTGCCGGAATAA
- a CDS encoding DoxX family protein: protein MLRFLRESTVASFVLLVIRLYLGYAWLVAGWEKIVGGFDATGFLHGAVEKAVGEHPAVQGWWAAFLEGFAIPNVELFNFLVPWGEFLVGLGLILGCLTTAATFFGMVMNFAFLFSGTTSTNPQMVLLSIFLIVAGANAGKIGLDYYVLPYLRKLIKGFRTPNRTLRT, encoded by the coding sequence ATGCTCCGCTTCTTGAGGGAAAGCACTGTAGCCAGCTTTGTACTGTTGGTGATCAGGCTGTATCTCGGGTATGCGTGGTTGGTTGCAGGCTGGGAAAAGATTGTGGGCGGATTTGATGCGACGGGATTTTTGCATGGCGCAGTCGAAAAAGCGGTCGGGGAACATCCGGCCGTACAGGGATGGTGGGCCGCGTTCCTGGAAGGCTTTGCGATCCCGAACGTGGAATTGTTTAACTTTCTTGTGCCATGGGGAGAATTCCTGGTCGGGCTGGGGTTGATCCTCGGCTGCCTCACCACCGCTGCAACCTTCTTCGGGATGGTCATGAACTTCGCCTTTCTGTTCAGCGGCACCACCAGCACCAACCCGCAAATGGTGCTGCTCAGCATCTTCCTCATCGTCGCGGGTGCCAATGCGGGCAAGATCGGACTCGACTATTATGTCCTTCCTTATCTCCGGAAACTGATCAAAGGGTTCCGCACGCCGAACCGCACCCTTCGGACCTGA